Part of the Imperialibacter roseus genome, TTTTTAAAGTGATGAAGAAAGCGCTCCCGGGGCCTTTTACATTCATTTTGGAAGCTAGCAGCCGGGTGCCAAAAATTTTGCATGCCAATAAAAAAACGGTCGGCATTAGGGTGCCAAACCACAATATTCCCAGGGAAATAGTAAATGTGCTGGGTAATCCGATTATCACTACCTCCATTCACGATGAGGACGAGGTTGTTGAGTATTCAACCGATCCGGGTCTCATTTTTGAAAAATATGAAGACCTGGTAGATGCAGTGATTGACGGCGGCTATGGCAACAATGTGCCCAGCACTATTGTCAATTGCGTCGACGACGAGTTTGAGGTGATCAGAGAGGGGCTTGGAGATTT contains:
- a CDS encoding L-threonylcarbamoyladenylate synthase; the encoded protein is MSAELIRIHPDNPDMRKIDQVVEILRDGGVIIYPTDTVYGMGCDIFNQKAIEKILRIKGLKMKNANLSFICYDLSHISEYTRHLSTPVFKVMKKALPGPFTFILEASSRVPKILHANKKTVGIRVPNHNIPREIVNVLGNPIITTSIHDEDEVVEYSTDPGLIFEKYEDLVDAVIDGGYGNNVPSTIVNCVDDEFEVIREGLGDFNQFL